The DNA segment TGCTCTTCGTCGGGCTCTTCATCGTCAATCACGCGCTCCAGGAGACCGGACTGCCGGCCCAGGCGATCACGGCCCTCGCCGGTCTGGGGATGGATCTGCACGACCCGGCGCCGCTGTTCGGCGCCGGCGCCATACTCAGCAATCTGGTCTCCAACGTGCCGGCGGTGATGCTCCTGCTGCCGGCGGCGACCGAACCCATGAGCGGCCCGATACTGGCCCTGTCGAGCACGCTGGCGGGCAATCTGCTGATCGTCAGCAGCATCGCCAACATCATCGTCGTCCAGGCCGCCGCGCGGCAGGGGTTGCTGATCGACTGGCGCGCCCATGCGCGGGTCGGCCTTCCGGTCACGCTGACCACGCTCGCCATCGCGGCCCTATGGCTGGGCGTCCTCCAGGGCTAGGCGATCCACTCGATGCGGCGTACCATGCCGCTTCGATCTTCCGCGCGACCTCCATTCCTCACTCAAAGGACGCGGTTCCATGTACTCGATCGGCTTGCTCATCCTCTTTCCGCTGCTGGCGGGCCTCGCCATCGCCCGCGCGCCCGACAGCACGGTCCGCGCCCAGCGGGTCCGGTGGTCGGCCGGGGCCATCGCCGTGGCGACCATCCTGCTGACCCTGTTGCATCCGGGCCTGGGGCCTGAGTTCTATTCCGTCCCCGGCTGGCTGCTGTGGACGCTCGACCGTTTCTTCATGCTCGCCGGTGTGGCGCTCGCCCTGGTGTTGCTGTACTTCTGCCGACGCATCCTGGCGCGCGAGTGGTACATCCCGGTGTTGATCCTGCTTCAGACCGGGCTGATGCTGAGCGCCGAACTGGCGCCCGTCCATCCCGAGGTCGCGCACCCCTTCTACATCGACAGCTTCACCCTGCTGATGGCGCTCATCGTCGGCGTGGTCGGTGGGCTGATCTGTCTGCACGCCGTGCAATACATGCGCGACTATCACACCCATGAGCACGAGGTCGCCGATCGCCAGCCGGCGTTCTATTTCATGGTGTTCCTGTTCCTGGCCGCGATGTTCGGCATCGTCTTCACCAACCACCTCACCTGGCTGTTCGTGTTCTGGGAGGTGACGACGCTGTGTTCGTTCTGGCTGATCTCGTACTCGGGGACGGACGAGGCGATCCGCAACGGCTTTCGCGCGCTCGGGCTGAACCTGATCGGCGGCGTCACCTTCGCGGCGGCGATCGCCTGGCTGACCTATGGGCCCGGACTGCACACCTGGGAGCTGGACCGGCTGGTCGCCGCCGGTAGTGCGCCGGCCCTGATCCCGGCGGCACTGATCGCGGTCGCCGGACTGGCCAAGTCGGCACAACTGCCCTTCTCCTCCTGGCTGCTCGGGGCCATGGTCGCGCCGACGCCGATCTCGGCGCTGCTGCATTCGAGCACCATGGTCAAGGCGGGCGTCTTCCTGCTGGTCAAGCTGTCGCCGGTCTTCCACGATACCGTCGCCGGACTGCTGCTGTCGCTCATCGGCGGCGTCACCTTCCTCGTCACCTCCCTGGTCGCGGTCAACCAGCGCAACGCCAAGCGGGTGCTGGCCTATTCGACCATCGCCAATCTGGGCCTGATCGTGATGTGTGCCGGCGTGGGCACGGCGGCGGCGATGTGGGCGGCGATCCTGCTGATCCTGTTCCATGCGGTGGCCAAGGCGCTGCTGTTCCTGGCCGTGGGCACCACCGAGCATCTGATCGGCAGTCGCGACATCGAGGACATGGAAGGCATGGTCTACCGCCGTCCCGAGATGGCGGCGATGCTCTTGGTCGGCATCCTGGGCATGTTCCTGGCGCCGTTCGGGATGTTGCTGAGCAAGTACACCACCTTCCAGGCGTTCCTCAACATGGACGTGATGCTCGGCGACGGGCTGATGCTGGCGGCGATCCTGGCCTTCGGCAGTGCGCCGACGCTGTTCTTCTGGAGCAAGTGGATGGGTAAGCTGGTGGCGATGCCGCGCCGGCCGCAACCGAGCACCGAGCCGATCGCGCGCGATGAGCTGCTGGCCCTCGGCGTGCTGACCGTCATCACCTATGTCGCCTGTGCGCTCTTTCCGCTGGCCGACAAGGTGTTCGTCATCCCCTACACACATTATCTGGCCGTGCTGGGTCTGATCCCGGACGTGCAGGCCGTCATCCCCTGGGAGACCGTCTGGCTCATGACCCTGATGCTCGGCGTGCTGTTCGTGCTGCCGCTGCTGTTCTGGCGGCGACCGCCCAGGTTCGCCGAGGTCAGCGGCTATCTGAGCGGGGCCAATGTCGACGGCAGTGCTTCGTATCGCGGGGCGATGGGGGCCGAGCGGATGGTCGAGAGTCGGGGCTATTACATGACGGGTTTCTTCCATGAGACGACCCTGCTCCGCTACGGCGGTCTGGGCACGGCGGCGCTGATCGCGCTCATGATCGGGGGGGCGGCGCTATGAATACCCATGCCTGGTGGCTCGCCGGTGCCTTCGTCGTGCTGGGTCCGCTGGTCGGCGCCCTGCTCGCCGGCATCGACCGACGGCTGACGGCGCGGATGCAGTCGCGTCAGGGTCCGCCGATCCTGCAACCGGTCTACGACGTGCTCAAGCTGTTCGAGAAGGACACCCTGGTCGTGACCCGGTTGCAGACGCTCTATCTGTGGTTCTTTCTGCTCTTCATGGTCATCTCGGGGTTCATCCTGTTTCTGGGCAGTGATCTGCTGCTCAGTCTGTTCGCCCTGACCGTGTCCGGGATCTTCCTGTGTCTGGCGGCCTATTCGACCAACTCGCCCTACAGCAACATCGGTTCATCGCGCGAGCTGATGCTGATGATGGCCTATGAGCCGATGCTGATCCTGGTGCCGCTCGGGTTCTATCTGACCACCGACAGTTTCCGGGTCGCCGACATCGTCGCCGGCAGTCCCTGGCAGGTGCTGCAACTCTCCGGCATTCTGGTCGGCTTTCTGTTCGTGCTGACGATCAAGCTGCGCAAGTCGCCGTTCGATCTCAGTACCTCGCATCATGGGCATCAGGAGCTGGTCAAGGGGTTGACCACGGACTTCTCGGGCAGTGATCTGGCG comes from the Allochromatium tepidum genome and includes:
- a CDS encoding NADH-quinone oxidoreductase subunit L — its product is MYSIGLLILFPLLAGLAIARAPDSTVRAQRVRWSAGAIAVATILLTLLHPGLGPEFYSVPGWLLWTLDRFFMLAGVALALVLLYFCRRILAREWYIPVLILLQTGLMLSAELAPVHPEVAHPFYIDSFTLLMALIVGVVGGLICLHAVQYMRDYHTHEHEVADRQPAFYFMVFLFLAAMFGIVFTNHLTWLFVFWEVTTLCSFWLISYSGTDEAIRNGFRALGLNLIGGVTFAAAIAWLTYGPGLHTWELDRLVAAGSAPALIPAALIAVAGLAKSAQLPFSSWLLGAMVAPTPISALLHSSTMVKAGVFLLVKLSPVFHDTVAGLLLSLIGGVTFLVTSLVAVNQRNAKRVLAYSTIANLGLIVMCAGVGTAAAMWAAILLILFHAVAKALLFLAVGTTEHLIGSRDIEDMEGMVYRRPEMAAMLLVGILGMFLAPFGMLLSKYTTFQAFLNMDVMLGDGLMLAAILAFGSAPTLFFWSKWMGKLVAMPRRPQPSTEPIARDELLALGVLTVITYVACALFPLADKVFVIPYTHYLAVLGLIPDVQAVIPWETVWLMTLMLGVLFVLPLLFWRRPPRFAEVSGYLSGANVDGSASYRGAMGAERMVESRGYYMTGFFHETTLLRYGGLGTAALIALMIGGAAL
- a CDS encoding respiratory chain complex I subunit 1 family protein; this translates as MNTHAWWLAGAFVVLGPLVGALLAGIDRRLTARMQSRQGPPILQPVYDVLKLFEKDTLVVTRLQTLYLWFFLLFMVISGFILFLGSDLLLSLFALTVSGIFLCLAAYSTNSPYSNIGSSRELMLMMAYEPMLILVPLGFYLTTDSFRVADIVAGSPWQVLQLSGILVGFLFVLTIKLRKSPFDLSTSHHGHQELVKGLTTDFSGSDLALVEIAHWYENVILLGWLYLFFAPWGPWLALPIAFGLFFVEVLVDNTHARLTWSSTLKATWWVTLLAGVTNLMLLPLVV